In a single window of the Biomphalaria glabrata chromosome 5, xgBioGlab47.1, whole genome shotgun sequence genome:
- the LOC106064336 gene encoding uncharacterized protein LOC106064336 isoform X1: MVVQKLSCCSRSRLPLALWLLMFLITFGLVIIALATSDWMVWTNNLNYSRTERGLFYSRDDVLQSCFLSDLIRRTQDDRYSQFSVNSVAGLLIAAAVVDVIAVGFGLFYFYIKQRDKQKLWRYYIPTTIAALTAAAFVLIGCLVFVMDMSEVIETTIPVTRYLACSTDVKGAHVMVEYYWSFYLALISGGLSCIKGLLFTLLAWRC, from the exons ATGG TGGTCCAAAAGCTGTCTTGCTGCAGTCGTTCAAGGCTCCCCTTAGCCTTGTGGCTACTGATGTTTCTCATCACATTTGGTTTGGTCATCATAGCGCTGGCCACGTCGGACTGGATGGTATGGACTAATAACCTTAATTACTCACGAACTGAGAGAGGTTTGTTTTACTCTCGAGACGACGTGCTCCAGTCCTGTTTTCTCAGTGACCTGATCAGAAGGACGCAGGACGATAGATATTCGCAAT TCAGTGTTAATTCTGTGGCTGGTTTACTTattgctgctgctgttgttgacGTTATTGCCGTTGGTTTcggactattttatttttacatcaaGCAGAGAGATAAACAGAAGTTATGGAGATATTACATTCCTACCACTATAGCTGCACTCACTGCAG CTGCCTTTGTTTTGATTGGTTGTCTTGTATTTGTTATGGACATGAGCGAGGTTATTGAGACCACAATACCAGTCACAAGATACTTAGCCTGCAGCACTGACGTCAAAGGTGCTCACGTTATGGTGGAATATTACTGGAGCTTTTACTTAGCTCTTATCTCAGGCGGTCTGTCGTGCATCAAAGGTCTTCTATTTACTTTATTGGCGTGGAGATGTTGA
- the LOC106064336 gene encoding uncharacterized protein LOC106064336 isoform X2, whose product MFLITFGLVIIALATSDWMVWTNNLNYSRTERGLFYSRDDVLQSCFLSDLIRRTQDDRYSQFSVNSVAGLLIAAAVVDVIAVGFGLFYFYIKQRDKQKLWRYYIPTTIAALTAAAFVLIGCLVFVMDMSEVIETTIPVTRYLACSTDVKGAHVMVEYYWSFYLALISGGLSCIKGLLFTLLAWRC is encoded by the exons ATGTTTCTCATCACATTTGGTTTGGTCATCATAGCGCTGGCCACGTCGGACTGGATGGTATGGACTAATAACCTTAATTACTCACGAACTGAGAGAGGTTTGTTTTACTCTCGAGACGACGTGCTCCAGTCCTGTTTTCTCAGTGACCTGATCAGAAGGACGCAGGACGATAGATATTCGCAAT TCAGTGTTAATTCTGTGGCTGGTTTACTTattgctgctgctgttgttgacGTTATTGCCGTTGGTTTcggactattttatttttacatcaaGCAGAGAGATAAACAGAAGTTATGGAGATATTACATTCCTACCACTATAGCTGCACTCACTGCAG CTGCCTTTGTTTTGATTGGTTGTCTTGTATTTGTTATGGACATGAGCGAGGTTATTGAGACCACAATACCAGTCACAAGATACTTAGCCTGCAGCACTGACGTCAAAGGTGCTCACGTTATGGTGGAATATTACTGGAGCTTTTACTTAGCTCTTATCTCAGGCGGTCTGTCGTGCATCAAAGGTCTTCTATTTACTTTATTGGCGTGGAGATGTTGA